Genomic DNA from Paenibacillus sp. KS-LC4:
TCGTACGTGGCTGTTCGTGATTTGGCGAAAGAGCACAGCACTGATCTTCGTACAGCAGCTTATATGATTTCCATCAAGCGTATTGCTGCTGCAATGGAAGCAAGAGGCTGGGTGTAGAACGGACGTTTAGTGCCGCTCTGCCTGCAATCATTTTTTTAATTTATATTATGAGGTGGCGATACACATGGCTGAACAAATTCGCATTGGCATCGTAGGTTATGGCAACTTGGGCCGCGGCGTGGAGCTTGCCATCAAACAAAGTCCAGACCTTCGTCTGGATGCTATCTTTACTCGCAGAGATCCAGCTTCCATTCCGTCTGAGACGAAAGCTTATTCGATCGAGGACGCGGAAAAATTCACGGGCGACATTGACGTTATGATTTTGTGCGGCGGCTCGGCAACCGATTTGCCGGAGCAGGGTCCAGCTTTTGCCCGTCTTTTCCATACTGTGGACAGCTTCGATACGCATGCTCGCATTCCTGAATATTTTGAGCAGGTGGATGCGGCTGCGAAAGCAAGCGGCAAAATCAGCGTCATTTCCACAGGCTGGGACCCGGGCTTGTTCTCCCTTAGCCGTTTGCTGGCGGAAGCGATTTTGCCAGAGGGCAAGGAGTATACGTTCTGGGGCAAGGGCGTTAGCCAAGGCCACTCCGATGCGATTCGCCGCGTCAATGGCGTGAAGAACGGCGTGCAATATACGATTCCCGTTGAAGAAGCGGTCAATCGTGTGCGGAGCGGGGAAAATCCTGAGCTCACAACGCGTGAGAAGCATCTTAGAGAGTGTTATATCGTAGCAGAAGAAGGCGCGAATCAGGAAGCGATTGCTGATGAAATCCGCAATATGCCGAACTATTTTGCCGACTATGATACGGTTGTGCATTTCGTAGACGAAGCGACGCTGAAGGCAGAGCATTCGGCAATGCCGCATGGCGGCACCGTGCTGCGCAGCGGCAAAACCGGAGTTAACAGCACGCAAATTATCGAGTTCGGGCTGACGCTCGACAGCAACCCTGAGTTCACAGCTAGCGTGCTTGTCGCTTATGCGAGAGCAGCTTACAAGCTTGCTCAAGAGGGTGGGGCTGGCGCGAAAACCGTCTTTGATATTCCGTTCGGTCTGCTATCGCCGAAATCCGCAGCCCAGTTGCGTAAGGAATTGCTGTAATTCGTTCATCTCAGACTAGCTCGTAGCTATTTCGCTAGTTATTAACGCTATAAAACACAAACAAGCCGTCCTTCAGCCGTTTATTGTGCGAAAGGGGCGGCTTGTTTTTGTTGTGTTGGCACGGAACAGCTGGATTGGCGTGTTGTGAGCAAGCGTTACTTCGAATGGCATATATCGCATCCGTGACAGAGCAGATAGACGCCAAGCTTATTGGCTCAGTTGGACTAAGCGTCCTTGCGATCAGGCAAAGGCAAAATACCCATTTTCACCAGCTGCTCCTGCAAATCTGTGTAATCAGACATGATGTAAGCGGGAGCATGCTCCGTTAACGGCTGCACCTGACGGTGATTGAACCAAATGGAAGTCCAGCCAGCTTGGAGGGCGCCTACTACATCATTATTCCAAGAGTCGCCTATGTAGATGCAATTTTCCGGCAGCGTGCCTGTCTGCTCATTCACCCTTTTAAAAATCCGCGGGTCGGGCTTGTCCCAGCCGACTTCGCCGGAAATGAACTGACGGTCACGCGGTATCAAAGCGTCAATATCCATCGCTTCGATTTTGCGGCGTTGATGGGCGCCTGCTCCGTTGGTAATGAGGCCAACGATGTACCCGGCTTTTGCAAGACGCTCAAGCATGGCCTTTGCCCCCGGAAACATCACGATGTCGTATTGGCAGCCAATGTAGGCAGCCTGCATAGCTGCCGCCTGCTCGCCTGTAAGTGCTACGTCGAACTCGCCTAGTGCCAGCTGGAAGCGGCGCGTCCGCATCAGCTCCGTCGCCGCCCCAGCCTCAAGTGCGCCAGCGCCGCCCATTTGCTCGGATAACACATCGCTGTAATGCCTCATGCGGCGGTAGGCTGCTTCATAAGGGAAGGCTTCGCTAAGCTGAAGCACTTCTTGTACTGCTTTCGTGAAAGGAGGCAAATGATCATACAGCGTATCATCCACATCGAAAAAGATGCCTTTTTTTAAGCTAATATCCATCATGGCGAGTTCTCTCCCGTTTTTGTCTATTTCATTGTCAGTTCCTCTAATAGTACCCCAAGTCGTCCTCGCCCTGCTAGCGGCAATTGTGTTTATACAGGCGGAGCTCCTCCCGAGAAGCGTGTGAAAGCTTATAAAGCTTTTTTTGCAGAAGCTGGCGGGCAAAATAGTACAGCTCAACATCGCTGGCATTTTTACTATGGATGAGGTCAATGATATCGCGGGTCAGCTCTGTATTTGGCGGGCGGCATTCATTGGCATTCATTTTCGAATAAACTTTCGGCTCCCAGCCCATTGCTCTCATAAACAAAAATTGCGATTCCGCATACAGCTCTGTAATGCCGGTGAATGAAACATGCTGCTTCAGGCTTCTGGTCGCTTTGCTTAAGTCGGGAGTTGTGCTCCATAGCTCTCCGCTCAGAAAGCGGGTTTGCAAGTTTACATATTCGGGATCAAAACGCGGATTATTCAGAAACTCCTCGAACGTAAGATAAGGATTGTAGTAGTCGAGATAGTTTTTATTTTTGTATTTAAAATAAAAGAAGGAGGCGATCTGCTCCACTGGATCACGCAGCATCGTCACGTATTGGCAGGGGCGACTAGTAGCTTTGTGAAGTCCAAATGGGAGGTGGCCGGATAGCGCATCGGCCTGTTGGAGAGCTTGCCGCAGTAAATCAGGCTTATCTGCTACCTGAAAATAGTAGACAGCGTTCGGGCAATGCTCGTTAATCGCCTGCGTGAAGGAGGTACCTCCTGTTTTTGGAATGTGTATATAGAGCAGCAAAGGCTCCTTGGCTGTTCTCATTATTTTTCACCTCACCTTATTCTTGAAAAACGAGCTGATGCCTTCGGCGCTTATAAGCAGCCGTTGTCTCTTAAATAATCCAAAATGAGGCGGACGGATTCCTTAAGCGTATGCCTGTCGCTTTCGATGATGATTTCAGGCTGCTCCGGCGCTTCGTAATCGGAGGAAATGCCTGTGAAATCATGGATTTTACCGGCGCGGGCTTTTTTGTACAGTCCCTTCGGGTCTCGTCGCTCACATTCGGCTAGCGGGCATTTGACATAAATCTCAATAAACTCATCCTCGGAAAAAAAGGATCTGACCCGCTCGCGATCGGCTCGGTAGGGGGAGATGGCAGCGACCAGCGCGATTAATCCGGCATCGGAGAACAGCAGGGCGGCTTCGCCAATGCGGCGGATATTTTCACTGCGGTCCTGCTGGCTGAAGCCGAGCCCCTGATTTAAGCCAAGCCGCAGATTGTCCCCATCCAAAACATAGCTGTGCATATGGCGCCTAAACAGCTCACGCTCCACTTCGAAAGCTAAAGTCGATTTGCCGGAGCCTGACAAGCCGGTAAACCATAGCACGCAGCTTTTATGCCCATTTTGCTGCTGCCGCTCGTTCTTGCTTACTTGGGGAGAATGTCGCACAGTAGGGGGTGTTTCATGTTTCATATATCCACATCACTTCCGAAAGGGTGTTACAGACCTTTTTATACTAAATTATGTTGCGCTGCGGCAAGCGTTCGTACAAAAACACAAAATCAGGCACAATAGCCTGTGCCTGATTTTGTGGGGTACGGAACTTCCTCTCTATGTCCGGCCTTGCTGGCAGACTTGCGGGCTCCGGTTTGACCGTCCTACTAGTTAAATCTAGTGAGGCTAGCGCAGTAAATACCCGCCGTCGGGATGCAGCGTCGTGCCGGTCGTGTAGCTATTCGTCATTAAATAGACAACCGTATGGGCGGCCTCAGCCGCTTCTCCAACCCGCCTCAGCACATTCATATTTGTGTAAGCATCATAGGAGGCATCGCGGGTTGCTTGCTCGGCCCCCTCCCAATTAAATGCCGTATAAATCGTGCCTGGCGAGATGACATTAGCTCTAATTTTCTTCGGTGCAAGCTCGACAGCGAGCGCTTTGCCCAAGCTTTCAATTGCGCCATTGCAGGCTGCATAGGAGGCTCCATCCGCAAGCGGCCGTTGGCTGAATGCGCCCGACATGAGCACGACGGAGCCGCCCGGCTGAAGATGAGGAAGCGCGTATTTCACCGCATAATATTGCGGCCAGAACTTCGCCTGAAAGCAGCTTTCCGCTGTCGCTTCATCCGAAGTGATTGGCCCCCGCACATAAGAGGCTCCTGGGGTGAACAGGTGGTCGAAGCTGCCGATTTGTTTGAAAAATAGTTCGAGCTGACGGTTGTCGCGATTATCCAGCGCATACGTCTCAACCTTGTCGGAGCAGAGCAACTGCCGGGCGGATGCCAGCTTCTCCTTGGAGCGTCCTGCAATGATGACGGATGCTCCTTGTTCAAGTGCCTGCCGAGCTGTCGCCAGGCCAATTCCCGAGCTGCCGCCAATAATGACGACGCGTTGATTTTTCAAAGTGAAAGCGGTCATAGGTAAACCTCCTGATTTTTATCGTTGGGCGAATATCGCCGCTAAGGTTATTATTGGAGACAAGATAAACGTTGCCAAGTACGCATTTTTTTCGTACATAGTCCGAAATTTCGTACCATCAGTAAGCAGGCGGGAGTATGGCGGCGGGTGTGCAGGATAGGCATTTAACTGGTATGATGGTAGAGAGAGGAGTAGACTGGGATGAATTTACAAGAGCCGAGATTGGCAGGAGTTATTGCAACGCTGGAAGTAATCGGAGGCAAATGGAAGCCGCTCATCCTGTTTATTTTACTCGTAGAAGGTACGAAACGGTTTGGCGAGCTGCGGCGGTTAATAATGGGTGTATCGCAAGGTACGCTTGCGAAGCAGCTTCGTGAGCTGGAGGAAGACGGGCTTGTGCAGCGTGAAATATTTCAGGAGATCCCGCCTCGTGTAGAGTACAGCCTGACCGAGCATGGACTTAGCGTGTCGGCAGTGCTGGACAGCATGTGCGGCTGGGGCAGGAAGCATGCCCGGTTTGTGAAAGAGCTGGAAACCAATAAGGCCACGGATTCCCTCCAGCCAAAGGCATCAGCCGAAGCGACAGGGAAGACGGACCGGACATATGAGGAGATGAGTTCAAATGCAATTTCGTAATTTAGGAAGAAGCGGTTTGAAGGTCAGCGAGATCAGTCTGGGAAGCTGGTTGACATATGGGGGCTACGTGGAGCGGGATAACGCCGTCAAAGCGATTCAGACCGCCTATGGTCTTGGCATTAACTTTTTTGATACCGCCAATGTATATGAGCGGGGCGCAGCCGAGAAGGTAATGGGCGAGACGCTGCGTGCCTATCCTCGTGAATCGTATGTGCTTGCAACAAAGGTGTTTGGCAAAATGGGAGATGGGCCCAACGATCAAGGGCTGTCACGCAAGCATATTACAGAGCAGTGTCACGCCAGTCTGAAGCGTCTTGGCGCGGATTATATAGATCTCTATTACTGCCATCGCCATGATCCGAATACGCCGATGGAGGAGACGCTGCGCGCACTGGATGATCTGGTTCGCCAGGGGAAGGTGCTCTATGTCGGCATTAGCGAGTGGACGGCGGCGCAGATGGCGGAAGCCCATGCGATTGCGGATCGTTATTTGCTGGATCGTATTATAGCGAATCAGCCAATTTACAATATGTTCAACCGTTACATTGAGAAGGAAGTCATTCCTTTCGGAGAACGAGGCGGTATTGGTCAAGTGGTGTTCTCGCCGCTGGCACAGGGCTTGCTGACGGGTAAATACAGTTCGGCAAGTGAGCTTCCGGCGGACAGCCGAGCAGCCAAGCTGGAGAACATGCGCAAAAACGTGACCGACGAGAAAATTGCCAAGGTGCAGCAGTTGGGCAAAATCGCTGCGGAGCTGGAGCTGTCGGTTGGACAGCTGGCACTAGCCTGGATTTTGCGCCAACCGAACGTATCTAGTGCGCTTGTGGGCGCGAGCCGCCCGGCACAGGTCGAAGAGAATGCCAAGGCGGCAGGCGTGAAGCTAAGCGCTGACGTGTTGGAGCGGATTGAGGAAATATTGGCGTAATATAGAAAGTTAAGATAAAGAATCTAAATTAAAGAATCTAAATTAAGAACTCTAAATAGAAGAATCTAAATTAAAGAATTGAAAAGCAGGCCGTTTGGGGTTATTCCCAGGCGGCTTTTTTATTTGCGGACTGACGTTCCGCTATTGTGGCCTTTTTGCCGATTTTAGCTGCTAAGCGGACAGGAGAGCCGCTATCGCTAGCCTAAATCTGATGAAAGGGGGATGGACGGGGTATTAGCTGCTCCTGAGTCCGCAGTCGCTATCTAAACCTATGATTTTGCCGTAATAGCTGCCGCTGTGTCCGCCAAGGCTAGCTTTTTCAGGGGGGAATCCCATTCGAGCGTTCCGCCCGTGCGATTGTTGGATTTGTTTAAAAGATTGTTCTATTTTGTCCATTGCTCTTTGTTAGAATAGGAGGCTAAAATGAATAATATATTGAGAATGAATATCAACTTCAATTTTAGGAGGAAGAAGGGTGACAGAACAGCTAGAATTATACGATGTAACGATTATTGGCGGCGGTCCGGCAGGATTATATGCTGCTTTCTATAGCGGGATGAGGGACATGAAGACGAAGGTGATTGAAGCTCAGGAGGAGCTAGGCGGACGGATGCTCATTTACCCGGAAAAAATGATCTGGGACGTAGGAGGCGTCACTCCAATTTTATGCGAGAAACTCATTGGACAGCTCAAGCAGCAGTCGCAAACCTTCGATCCGACGGTCGAGCTTGGGCAGCAAATTCGGAATTTGACGAGGCTTGAGGACGGCACTTATATGCTTGAAGCATCTACGGGGGAGAAGCATTGGACGCGTACCGTTATTTTGGCGATTGGCCGGGGCATCTTGAGGATGGCAAAGCTGGAGCTTGAAGGTGCTGAGCGCTACGAAGTGTCCAATTTGCATTATACCGTGCAGGAGCTGGAGCCGTTCCGCGGCAAGCGCGTGCTTATTTCCGGGGGCGGCAACTCGGCTGTCGATTGGGCGAATGAGCTGGAGCCGATTGCGGCACAGGTGACGGTCATTCATCGTCGGGAGTATTTTGGCGGTCATGAGAAAAACGTCATCAGGATGAAGGAATCCTCTTGCGAGGTACGCACGCCATGGGAGGTTACGCAGCTAACCAGCAGCGATGGATCAACAATCAGCAAGGTAACGGTGAGACATTTGGAGACGGACGAAACAGAGCAGCTGGAAGTAGATGCGGTCATCGTTAATCATGGGCTTAAATCCGATTTCAGCGGTATTAAAGATTGGGGCATCGGTATGGATGAGTGGTGCGTATACGTCACTTCGAAGCTTGCGACCAATCTGCCGGGCATCTTCGCCGCGGGCGACTTTGCTTCCTATGACAGCAAGCTGAATCTGATTGCCGGAGCATTCACTGATGCCGCGCTGGCAGTGAACAGTGCGAAGCTTTTCATCGACCCGAAGGCGGATGGGGCTGCATATGTATCCTCGCATAATTCCCGCTTTAAGGAGAAAAACCTGGCTCTCGGTGTTAAAGAAGAGGATGCTTAATGAAAGTAAGAAAATTAGACAGTTTAGGATGTGAAAAATGATGCTGCACTCTTCGGCTGAGGCTGGCCTGCCGCAAATCCAGCATAGCTTCTATATGCCTGTGCGGCTGCTGGAGCTTCCGCAAGGTCTGAAGGAATTACAGCAGGAGGAGGAAGTGAGGCCGCTCTACCGGATGCTCATCGTATGGGGCGGGGAGGGTGCGCTTTATATTCATAACTATTATCATGAGCTGTCCCGAGGCAGCGTATGGCTTAGCGGCCCCGCGCTGCCTAAGCTGCAAATAGAGCCGCGTATGGAATTGCGCGGTATCCTGCTGGAATACAGCTGTATTCCAGCTGCTGGGGAAGCAGGAGCTGGGCTTGAGCATGCTGCTCCGCTGCAGCGCTGTCCAGCTGTCATACTGCGGCTTGCCAGCGAGCTGGCGAATGTGTGGAGCGCGCATGATCCCCTTTCGCCTTTTCGCGTGCAGCAGCTATTTACAGAGCTGCTTGCAGAGCTGCATAGGGAGCTGGAGAGCCGGCAAAGACCCGCCAATTCGTGGCTGGAGCAAGCAGAGGCGTATATTGAGCAGCATTTCAGCGAGGATATAACGCGGGAGCAGATGGCTATTCGGGCCGGAGTCAGCCCGGAGCATTTTTCCCGAATGTTCAGGAAGCATATGGGCAGGACATTCAATGCCCATTTAACAATGTTTCGTATACGGAGTGTTCAGCAGCGTTTGCTGGCGGGAACAGCTCCTGATCTTGGTACGCTGGCGCAGGACGTTGGCTACAAGGAGGGCGTCTATCTCAGCCGTAAGTTTAAGGAAGGCATAGGCTTGTCGCCAACCGCTTATTTGCACAAGCGCAAACGGCTCGTTTCGCTGAATTTGAATCATACCGCCAGCCTACTGGCACTCGGCATTATTCCGGAGCTCGGTGTATATACGTCATGGCTGGAAGGGATGCGGGGAGGCATGCAGCCGCAGCTGTGCCAGAGTCAGAACGGAAGCCGAAGTCGAAGCGGGAGGGGGAATGGAAACGAGAACGAGAACGAGAACGAGAACGGAAGCTTTAACCCCTACGGGCATACGCCGCTTACGTTTTACGAGGCAATTGCGGCAGCTAAGCCGGATGTCATTATCAACTATAGCGGCGCAAAGGAGAATAGGCGGCTGCTGCCACTTGCTCCAGTCATTGAGCTGCCCTTTCGGACAATGAGCTGGCGAGAGCAATTTTTGCTGATTGCTGGCATCGTAAATCGCAGGCAGCAAGCGGAGGAATGGCTGCGGCAATACGATGAGCGGATTTATGCTATTAACCGCCAGCTTGATCGAGAGCTGGGTAGCAGGGGGACGGCGATCGTCTGGGAAATCGGCCACAATACCGCTTATTGCTTCAGCAGCAGCTTTGGAAGAGGCTGTCAGATTCTTTACGATGATATGGGCTTTCGCCTTCCAGCACCGTTACTGGAGCAAAATATTTCCGCCAAAGGCTTCATCGAAGCCGGCATTGAGATGCTGGCCGCCTATCCGGCGGATCACATTTTTATAACAGGACTGCCCACTTATGCTGATGATAAAAAGCGGATGCAGCGTTTGTTCCAATCGACAGGCTGGAGAAAGCTAGACGCTGTGCGCGAGAATCGCGTACATATTTTGCAAGAGTCGGAGCTGTTCTGCGGGTATGATCCTTTGTCTTCGCAGGCACAGCTAAGGGAGCTTGCCAGCGTACTGGCGCCGCATCACAAATTTGCATAGTGCCAGATCATTTTAAGGCATAGTCATTTGCTCGCTTACACGTTAAAGTTTAAATGAGAATGATTATCGACATAGAATGAGGGGGATTTACACGTGTTTCTGAAAAAACAAGACCGAAATCATAAGCGCAGCATGGCTGCTATGCTAGTTATGCTAGTTATGCTGCTGCTTTGCGTAAGCGTCTTTACAGCATGTGGTGCGGCAGCAGATTCGAATGAGAGCAGCAAGGCGAATGCAGAGAGTGAAGCGGCGGCGCAGTCATCGAGTGAAGCAAGTAGTGCCGGGGCTACAGAAGCAACACCGGAGGCGAGCGCTGAGCCTAACGCAGTCAAAACCATTTCTACCGTAAAAGGGGATATCGAAATTCCCGCTCAGCCGAAGCGGATCGTAGCCGAAGAATATTTAGGCAGCCTAATTTCCCTTGACGTTGTGCCAATCGGTGCGCCGGGATTAACGCTGAAAAACTATTATTTTAAAACGGCGCTTACCGGCGTTGAAGATACAGGCGAATATGGCAAGCCATCTGTAGAGAAAATTGCAGCCTTAGCTCCTGATTTAATTATTACGGGCAATGGAGATAACTACGAGCTGCTGAGCAAAGTCGCGCCTACCCTCTTTATTCCTTATGGTGATCTCAAAAATGCGCATGAAGAGCTGACCTATTTCGGGAAAGTGCTGGGCAAAGAGCAGGAGGCGAAGACGTGGCTGGAGGAATTTGATCGCCGCATCGCTGAAGCGAAGGCGAAGGTTGATGCGGCCATTCCGGCAGACGCAACCTTTTCTATTTTTGAGCATATGGAGAAGTCGACCTATGCCTACGGAGACAATTTTGGACGTGGCGGTCAGCCGGTCTATCAAGCGCTTGGACGCAAGCCTCCAACCGATGTAGCCGAAGTGATTATGGAGAAGCAATGGGCCGAGCTATCAGCAGAAATCGTTCCGCAATATGCCGGGGATTATATTATTATGACCTCGAACATTTGGACGGCAGCTGATTTTGAGGCTGATCCGATTTGGAGCAATCTTCCGGCAGTGAAAAACGGCAAGCTGTACGTATGGCCGGAGGAGCGCTCTTGGTACTACGATCCGCTTGCGGTGCTGGCTCAGACCGAGGAGCTTGCGGACTGGCTTACTAATGGCAATTAATCATTAGCTGGATGAAGCTTTCAATACGAGAAGCCGCACGAAAAGCCGCCGAAGCAAGTTCGGCGGCTTTTTTTAACATTTGACCCTTAAAGGACTAATTCTGCTTGGCTTGCTCCGTGAGCATGCTTACAATTTCCTGAATTTGCAGCTTCAAGGATACGGGATCATTCCCCCAGAACAATTCAGGGTCAAGATTGAACACGCGATTATTTTTGACTGCAGCTAATGACTTCCATAGCCCTTGGTTGCTGCCCCAGACTTCGGAAATCATTTCTCCCTGATCCAGGAAAATATAATCGCCGGCATAATCTTCAATGACCTCATAGGAAATTTGGCGATAAGCCTCCTTGCCGATCATTTCTTGCTTCTGCTTGTCAGGAGGAGTCAGCTTCAAATGCGTATAAATGGCTTCGCCCCCGCGATAGCCGCCATCTCCATAAATGTAGAAGCCGCTATCCACAACGAAGACACCCATGAGCGAGAAGGTATCCTCAGGTTTAATGATGTCAACGAGCTTTGCCCGCTCCTGTGCAACCAGCTGGTCAAAATCAGTCAGCCACTGCTCAGCAGCCGCTTCTTGGCCCACAGCAGCCGCAAGGAAACGCAGGGTCTCATGAATATCGGTGTAGGTGCTGTACGGTAAGGAAACGGTTGGGGCAATTTTATCGTATTGCTCTAGAATTTTCTCGTCGCTGGTCCAAGTTACGATGACATCAGGCTTGAGATCAAGTATTTTCTCAAGATTGCGTTCGCCTGTGCTTTCAATTCCGTCAATTTGGTCCTGAATAACTTTATTGTCCAGCTCCCAGGTTGTGGAGCCTATAGGCTTGATGCCCATGACGAGCATTTCCGGCAAATAGCCGTCCGTTACGACACGCTGCGGTTTAGCAGGCACCTC
This window encodes:
- a CDS encoding diaminopimelate dehydrogenase codes for the protein MAEQIRIGIVGYGNLGRGVELAIKQSPDLRLDAIFTRRDPASIPSETKAYSIEDAEKFTGDIDVMILCGGSATDLPEQGPAFARLFHTVDSFDTHARIPEYFEQVDAAAKASGKISVISTGWDPGLFSLSRLLAEAILPEGKEYTFWGKGVSQGHSDAIRRVNGVKNGVQYTIPVEEAVNRVRSGENPELTTREKHLRECYIVAEEGANQEAIADEIRNMPNYFADYDTVVHFVDEATLKAEHSAMPHGGTVLRSGKTGVNSTQIIEFGLTLDSNPEFTASVLVAYARAAYKLAQEGGAGAKTVFDIPFGLLSPKSAAQLRKELL
- a CDS encoding sulfotransferase family 2 domain-containing protein, whose protein sequence is MRTAKEPLLLYIHIPKTGGTSFTQAINEHCPNAVYYFQVADKPDLLRQALQQADALSGHLPFGLHKATSRPCQYVTMLRDPVEQIASFFYFKYKNKNYLDYYNPYLTFEEFLNNPRFDPEYVNLQTRFLSGELWSTTPDLSKATRSLKQHVSFTGITELYAESQFLFMRAMGWEPKVYSKMNANECRPPNTELTRDIIDLIHSKNASDVELYYFARQLLQKKLYKLSHASREELRLYKHNCR
- a CDS encoding ABC transporter substrate-binding protein, translating into MMLHSSAEAGLPQIQHSFYMPVRLLELPQGLKELQQEEEVRPLYRMLIVWGGEGALYIHNYYHELSRGSVWLSGPALPKLQIEPRMELRGILLEYSCIPAAGEAGAGLEHAAPLQRCPAVILRLASELANVWSAHDPLSPFRVQQLFTELLAELHRELESRQRPANSWLEQAEAYIEQHFSEDITREQMAIRAGVSPEHFSRMFRKHMGRTFNAHLTMFRIRSVQQRLLAGTAPDLGTLAQDVGYKEGVYLSRKFKEGIGLSPTAYLHKRKRLVSLNLNHTASLLALGIIPELGVYTSWLEGMRGGMQPQLCQSQNGSRSRSGRGNGNENENENENGSFNPYGHTPLTFYEAIAAAKPDVIINYSGAKENRRLLPLAPVIELPFRTMSWREQFLLIAGIVNRRQQAEEWLRQYDERIYAINRQLDRELGSRGTAIVWEIGHNTAYCFSSSFGRGCQILYDDMGFRLPAPLLEQNISAKGFIEAGIEMLAAYPADHIFITGLPTYADDKKRMQRLFQSTGWRKLDAVRENRVHILQESELFCGYDPLSSQAQLRELASVLAPHHKFA
- a CDS encoding aldo/keto reductase family protein, coding for MQFRNLGRSGLKVSEISLGSWLTYGGYVERDNAVKAIQTAYGLGINFFDTANVYERGAAEKVMGETLRAYPRESYVLATKVFGKMGDGPNDQGLSRKHITEQCHASLKRLGADYIDLYYCHRHDPNTPMEETLRALDDLVRQGKVLYVGISEWTAAQMAEAHAIADRYLLDRIIANQPIYNMFNRYIEKEVIPFGERGGIGQVVFSPLAQGLLTGKYSSASELPADSRAAKLENMRKNVTDEKIAKVQQLGKIAAELELSVGQLALAWILRQPNVSSALVGASRPAQVEENAKAAGVKLSADVLERIEEILA
- a CDS encoding ABC transporter substrate-binding protein, coding for MFLKKQDRNHKRSMAAMLVMLVMLLLCVSVFTACGAAADSNESSKANAESEAAAQSSSEASSAGATEATPEASAEPNAVKTISTVKGDIEIPAQPKRIVAEEYLGSLISLDVVPIGAPGLTLKNYYFKTALTGVEDTGEYGKPSVEKIAALAPDLIITGNGDNYELLSKVAPTLFIPYGDLKNAHEELTYFGKVLGKEQEAKTWLEEFDRRIAEAKAKVDAAIPADATFSIFEHMEKSTYAYGDNFGRGGQPVYQALGRKPPTDVAEVIMEKQWAELSAEIVPQYAGDYIIMTSNIWTAADFEADPIWSNLPAVKNGKLYVWPEERSWYYDPLAVLAQTEELADWLTNGN
- a CDS encoding ABC transporter substrate-binding protein encodes the protein MHQLHKATKMFVLLLLALSLAACGNSAGGSNNSSNTAAAASASPSPSPSASAEVEATTRIVKTLRGDVEVPAKPQRVVTDGYLPEMLVMGIKPIGSTTWELDNKVIQDQIDGIESTGERNLEKILDLKPDVIVTWTSDEKILEQYDKIAPTVSLPYSTYTDIHETLRFLAAAVGQEAAAEQWLTDFDQLVAQERAKLVDIIKPEDTFSLMGVFVVDSGFYIYGDGGYRGGEAIYTHLKLTPPDKQKQEMIGKEAYRQISYEVIEDYAGDYIFLDQGEMISEVWGSNQGLWKSLAAVKNNRVFNLDPELFWGNDPVSLKLQIQEIVSMLTEQAKQN
- a CDS encoding SDR family oxidoreductase produces the protein MTAFTLKNQRVVIIGGSSGIGLATARQALEQGASVIIAGRSKEKLASARQLLCSDKVETYALDNRDNRQLELFFKQIGSFDHLFTPGASYVRGPITSDEATAESCFQAKFWPQYYAVKYALPHLQPGGSVVLMSGAFSQRPLADGASYAACNGAIESLGKALAVELAPKKIRANVISPGTIYTAFNWEGAEQATRDASYDAYTNMNVLRRVGEAAEAAHTVVYLMTNSYTTGTTLHPDGGYLLR
- a CDS encoding NAD(P)/FAD-dependent oxidoreductase, translating into MTEQLELYDVTIIGGGPAGLYAAFYSGMRDMKTKVIEAQEELGGRMLIYPEKMIWDVGGVTPILCEKLIGQLKQQSQTFDPTVELGQQIRNLTRLEDGTYMLEASTGEKHWTRTVILAIGRGILRMAKLELEGAERYEVSNLHYTVQELEPFRGKRVLISGGGNSAVDWANELEPIAAQVTVIHRREYFGGHEKNVIRMKESSCEVRTPWEVTQLTSSDGSTISKVTVRHLETDETEQLEVDAVIVNHGLKSDFSGIKDWGIGMDEWCVYVTSKLATNLPGIFAAGDFASYDSKLNLIAGAFTDAALAVNSAKLFIDPKADGAAYVSSHNSRFKEKNLALGVKEEDA
- a CDS encoding HAD family hydrolase — protein: MDISLKKGIFFDVDDTLYDHLPPFTKAVQEVLQLSEAFPYEAAYRRMRHYSDVLSEQMGGAGALEAGAATELMRTRRFQLALGEFDVALTGEQAAAMQAAYIGCQYDIVMFPGAKAMLERLAKAGYIVGLITNGAGAHQRRKIEAMDIDALIPRDRQFISGEVGWDKPDPRIFKRVNEQTGTLPENCIYIGDSWNNDVVGALQAGWTSIWFNHRQVQPLTEHAPAYIMSDYTDLQEQLVKMGILPLPDRKDA
- the cysC gene encoding adenylyl-sulfate kinase yields the protein MKHETPPTVRHSPQVSKNERQQQNGHKSCVLWFTGLSGSGKSTLAFEVERELFRRHMHSYVLDGDNLRLGLNQGLGFSQQDRSENIRRIGEAALLFSDAGLIALVAAISPYRADRERVRSFFSEDEFIEIYVKCPLAECERRDPKGLYKKARAGKIHDFTGISSDYEAPEQPEIIIESDRHTLKESVRLILDYLRDNGCL